In one window of Cellulophaga sp. HaHa_2_95 DNA:
- a CDS encoding DUF2480 family protein: MDEIINKVSESKLVTFDLEDFYPKGERVLLDIKDWLYEGFILREKDFRAAIEQHDWNQYQDVFVALTCSTDAIIPGWAYMLITTRLQPFAKKVVVGSLEDLETSLYQTIIEHIDVTPFKDLPVIIKGCSKKPVPANAYLQATAKIQTVARSIMYGEACSSVPLFKRK, encoded by the coding sequence ATGGATGAAATAATAAATAAGGTTTCTGAGAGTAAGCTTGTAACTTTTGATTTAGAAGATTTCTATCCAAAGGGAGAGCGCGTACTTTTAGATATTAAAGATTGGCTTTACGAAGGTTTTATTCTTCGTGAGAAAGATTTTAGGGCAGCAATAGAACAGCATGATTGGAACCAATATCAAGATGTATTCGTAGCACTAACCTGCTCAACAGACGCCATTATTCCTGGCTGGGCTTATATGCTAATTACCACGAGACTTCAGCCCTTTGCTAAAAAAGTGGTGGTAGGTAGTTTGGAAGATTTAGAAACTTCACTCTATCAAACCATTATAGAGCATATCGATGTTACTCCTTTTAAAGACCTTCCGGTGATTATAAAAGGATGTAGTAAAAAACCTGTTCCTGCCAATGCATACTTGCAAGCAACTGCAAAAATACAGACGGTTGCAAGGAGTATAATGTATGGTGAGGCATGCTCTTCTGTGCCATTATTTAAAAGAAAATAG